AATACAGTCCTCAATATAATGGATTTGGACTTCTCTGTACCCTTGGAGGATCAAATAGAGATGGAAgatttatattttcttcattatgCTTTAACGTATTCTAAAAAGACAGTCTTTATCACGGGTGCTGGTATTTCTGTCAATTCAGGTATTCCTGATTTCCGATCAGCCAACGGTTTATTTCAAGGGCTGGCTACCAAAACTACTGGATCAGGTCGGAATCTGTTTGATTATAATCTTTTCAGAGACCCTGACTCAATCACAATGTTTGAAGGCATGATAGAAAAACTGTataatttatcaaaagttGCAGAGCCTTCTCCATTTCATAAGATGATAAACGATGTATCAAAACAAGGACGATTATTGAGATTATACACTCAGAACATAGATTGTTTAGACACACAATTGCCAGATTTGGGAACCAAAATCCCCCTGTCCTTTAATAAACAAGAAACCCCTAAAACAATCCAGTTGCATGGTAGCATCAGTTTACTGAATTGCTCTAAATGTAATTACATTAGTGAATTGAGTAAAGAATACTTCAACCAGGGGAGACTTATTCGAAGCTGTCCTTCATGTGAAGAAATGAACACCGTCAGAATGGTTGCTGGTAAAAGGACTCAAAATGTTGGAATCTTAAGACCAAGGATTGTTTTATACAACGAATTTCATCCTGATGGTGAAGTTATAGGTACAATAACAgagaaagatttgaagagtAAACCAGATTGTTTGATAGTATCAGGTACAACCTTGAAAATCCCAGGTGTAAGGAGGCTGGTTAAAGAGATGTCCAGAGCGGTACACTCCAACAAGGGTTACGTCATTTGGATGAATATAGATGAACCCCCGCAGAATATTCTTGATTACGTTGATTACTTTGATTTGGTTATAATAGGAGATTGTCAAGT
The window above is part of the Pichia kudriavzevii chromosome 1, complete sequence genome. Proteins encoded here:
- a CDS encoding uncharacterized protein (PKUD0A04980; similar to Saccharomyces cerevisiae YDR191W (HST4); ancestral locus Anc_8.396) → MKCASKRSFTEDQKITKKIKRDVLPRVEVKSETDSVEYIKVESESDEEIKTEEPFPLQPANELLLTLERILSFYKLNNELPHHNVVRKPKLKVRPPQNTVLNIMDLDFSVPLEDQIEMEDLYFLHYALTYSKKTVFITGAGISVNSGIPDFRSANGLFQGLATKTTGSGRNLFDYNLFRDPDSITMFEGMIEKLYNLSKVAEPSPFHKMINDVSKQGRLLRLYTQNIDCLDTQLPDLGTKIPLSFNKQETPKTIQLHGSISLLNCSKCNYISELSKEYFNQGRLIRSCPSCEEMNTVRMVAGKRTQNVGILRPRIVLYNEFHPDGEVIGTITEKDLKSKPDCLIVSGTTLKIPGVRRLVKEMSRAVHSNKGYVIWMNIDEPPQNILDYVDYFDLVIIGDCQVIPGLVKLYDYTKNLQESKKGRSNVSNTSKSKKVVVKTEKANSL